A genomic stretch from Flavobacterium sp. KS-LB2 includes:
- a CDS encoding carotene hydroxylase, with translation MIFFLIFLGTFLMMECVTWCTHKYVMHGSMWYFHADHHQPKYANIFERNDIFFVIFAAPSIALFYYGVEGGLNYKFFIGLGIMFYGLCYFLIHDVLIHQRFKWFKNTNNKYLVGLRKAHKVHHKHLGKEHGECFGMLFVPFKYYKI, from the coding sequence ATGATATTTTTTTTGATTTTTCTAGGTACTTTTTTAATGATGGAATGTGTCACTTGGTGTACCCATAAATATGTGATGCACGGTTCCATGTGGTACTTTCATGCGGATCATCACCAGCCTAAATATGCCAATATTTTCGAACGCAACGACATCTTTTTTGTGATTTTTGCTGCGCCTAGTATTGCGCTGTTTTATTACGGAGTCGAAGGTGGTTTGAATTACAAGTTTTTCATTGGCTTGGGTATTATGTTCTATGGCTTGTGTTATTTTTTAATTCATGACGTTTTAATTCATCAGCGTTTCAAGTGGTTCAAAAACACAAACAACAAGTATTTAGTAGGCTTGCGTAAAGCACACAAAGTACATCACAAACATTTGGGTAAAGAGCACGGTGAGTGTTTCGGAATGTTATTTGTGCCCTTCAAATACTATAAAATATAA
- a CDS encoding SRPBCC family protein — MKIYKQETVQHVNATVEECWAFFSNPRNLQKITPEGMGFQITDFDQKLMYPGQIIQYKVTPLFGISLSWMTLITCVKENSYFIDEQKFGPYSFWHHKHFFEATPAGTKMTDVVHYGLPLGFLGRIMNALVVKNKLKSIFEYRVTKVDEMFNRK; from the coding sequence ATGAAAATATACAAACAAGAAACCGTTCAACATGTAAATGCAACTGTCGAAGAATGTTGGGCTTTTTTCTCCAATCCAAGAAATCTTCAAAAAATCACACCGGAAGGAATGGGTTTTCAAATCACTGATTTTGACCAAAAATTAATGTATCCGGGCCAAATTATTCAATACAAAGTAACGCCACTCTTTGGGATTAGCTTATCGTGGATGACCCTGATTACTTGTGTGAAGGAAAATAGTTATTTCATAGATGAACAAAAATTTGGTCCTTATAGTTTTTGGCACCACAAGCATTTCTTTGAAGCAACACCTGCTGGAACTAAAATGACAGATGTGGTACACTACGGTTTACCGCTTGGTTTTTTAGGACGAATCATGAATGCATTAGTAGTAAAGAATAAGTTGAAATCCATTTTTGAGTACCGCGTGACTAAAGTGGACGAAATGTTTAATAGAAAATAA